ACCGCTTTCGCGAGGCCGCCGCTCAGATCGTCGCCGCTGCCGGGCGCGCTTTCTTTCCCGGTCAGCGGATTGCGCTCGACGTTCCACGCCGACCAGTCGAGTGCCGTATCGATGCGCTGTTCGCGATAGCCCGGCGCGAAGCGGAAATTGCGCGCGTCGTCCATCTTCGGCGGACGCACGATCTTGTCGGGATTGAAGCGGTTGTCCGGATCGAACAGCGCCTTGATCTCGCTGAACGCCTCGTTGAGCCTCGGCCCGTACTGCCACGCGACCCATTCGCCACGGCACAGTCCATCGCCATGCTCACCGGAATATGCACCCTTGTACTCGCGCACGAGCGCGGCCGCTTCTTCGGCGATCGCGCGCATCTTCGTTGCGCCGTCGCGGCGCATGTCGAGAATCGGCCGCACGTGCAGCGTGCCGACGCTCGCATGCGCGTACCACGTGCCTTCGGTGCCGTGGCGATGAAACACGTCGGTCAGGCGGCTCGTGTAGTCGGCGAGATGTTCGAGCGGTACCGCGCAATCTTCGATAAAGGACACCGGCTTGCCGTCGCCCTTCATGCTCATCATGATGTTGAGCCCGGCCTTGCGCACTTCCCACAGCGCTTTCTGCGCATTGGCGTCCGGCATCTCGACGACCGCATCGGGCAAGCCCAGCTCGCCCATCAATTCGGTGAGTTGCTTCAGCGAGGCGAGCTGCGCGTCGCGATCCTCCCCCGCGAACTCGACGAGCAGTATTGCCTGCGGCTCGCCGACCAGCGCCTTCTCGATCACCGGACGAAACGCGGGATTGCTCAACGCGAGATCGATCATCGTGCGATCGACCAGTTCGACCGCGACCGGCTTCAGCTTGACGATGTGCTGCGTAAGCGCCATCGACTGCCGGAAGGTCGGAAAGTTGACCACGCCGAGCGCCTTGTGCGCGGGCAGCGGCGCGAGCTTCAGCGTGATCTGCCGGCTGAACGCCAACGTGCCTTCCGAGCCGACCAGCAGATGCGCGAGGTTCGCGCTGCCGTCGTCGGTATAAGCGCGCGGATTCTGGCAGTCGAACAGATCGATGTTGTAGCCCGCGACGCGACGCAGCACCTTCGGCACACGCGCGACGATTTCGTCACGCTCGCGTTGCGCGATCCGCGTAACACCCGCGACGATCCGCTGCAAACGCTCGCCTTGCGGCGGGTCGCGCAGCGACGCGAAGCGCGCTTCGCTGCCATCGGCGAGAATCGCGTCGATCGCATCGACGTTGTGCACCATGTTGCCGTATTCGATCGAGCGAGAGCCGCACGAGTTGTTGCCGGCCATGCCGCCGATCGTGCACTGCGCGGCTGTCGATACATCGACCGGAAACCACAGCCCATGCGGCTTCAGCCACGCGTTCAGATGATCGAGCACGACGCCGGGCTCGACCGTCACGGTGCGCGCGTCGGCATCGAACGCGACGATGTTGTTGAGCCACTTGCTGGTGTCGACGACGAGCGCTTCGCCGACCGTCTGCCCGCACTGGCTCGTGCCCGCGCCGCGCGCGAGCAGCGGCACTTTCTCGCTGCGCGCGATCTCGAGCGCGATGCGCAGATCGCCCTGATCGCGCGGCACCACGACGCCGACCGGCATGATCTGATAGATCGACGCATCGGTAGCGTAGCGGCCGCGGCTGGCGAGATCGAACAGCACGTCGCCGCGCAGCGATTTGCGCAGATGCTGCGCGAGCGGACTCAGCGCACGCGCGGCGGAGGGGACCAGATGGATCGGCTTGACGAGCAAGCCCGCAGTGGGATTCGTCATTTCGTCGGCCTGTGAGTGGTGCGCCGAAACCGCGCGGCTCGAATTACCTAGTACAACGTGAATTGGACCGGCGCGAGTCCTTCGATATGCCCGCTCACGATGCCCACCTCGCGCGGAAAAAACATGCCGGTGTACGAACCCGCCGTAATTACCATCTCCGGCGTCACGGCGACGCCACGTGAACTCGCGTGATTGACGAGCCACGTGAGCAGGCGCCGCGGATCGCCGGCCGGATTCGCGGGCGTCGTTTCGACGACATCGCGTCCATTGAACTCGAAACGCAGCGATGGTGCGACAAACGGAAAATCCTCGCGATACCGCGTGAATTCGCCGACGATCAGCGCGCCATGATTCTGCAGGTCCGCGAGCTGCGCGAGCTTGTCGACGGCGGGCCACGCGGCATAGCGGCTCGCGACGATCTCGATGGTCGCGCCGATCGAGCCGATGCCCGCGAGCACTTCGTCTTCGTCATAAGGTGTCGCGCACGGCTCGAAACGTCGGCCGAAACGGAATGCGACTTCGAGTTCGAGCCCAAGCGGCGCGAAACCTTCGCGCGACAGACGCGCGCCGTCAGCGTGCAGATCGGTGTCAGGCAATGGCGCGCCCTGAATCGGTCCGCTCGACGATTTCGCGCCGATCTTCCAGCCACCGATTCGCGCGCCGCACGCACTCAGGATCTCGTGCTGGATTGCGTAGGCCGCGGCGGCATCGGAAGGAAGCTGCTCCTGCGGCAACGCATCGAGCGTGGTACGAGCGCGACTCGCATCGGCAAGAAGCTGGCCCAGTGAAGTCGTCATGTTTTACACGCCCATGCTGGTGGAAACCTGCCCCTTCTCCGCAGCGTCGAATTCGAAGCGGCTCTCCGGCTGCATCCGAAACGCGAGCACAACGCCAACACCCATCAGCAACATGCTGCCGAGGAACGGCAGATCCCAGTTGCCGAAGTAGTCGATCAGAAAACCGCCCATCACCGGCGAGATGATCGCGGCGAGCGCCGAGCCCGTATTCATCATGCCGCTCGCGGTGCCGGAGAATGCCGGCGCGATGTCCATCGGGATCGCCCACATCGGGCCGATCGTCATCTCGGCGAAGAAGAAGCCCGAGGCGAGACAGACGATCGACAGCGTCAGGTCATGCGTGAACATCAACGGAATCAGCGACAGCAGGCAGAACAGCATGCACACCGACACCATCCAGCTGCGCGCGCGTTTGAGGCTGCCGGTGCGCTTGAAGATCGCATCGGTGACGATGCCGCCGAGCGTATCGCCGATCACGCCGGCAAAGAACACGACCGACGCGAAGATCGCCGACTTCTGCAATTGCAGATGATGGTTGTGCAGGAAGTACAGCGGAATCCAGCTCAGGAACAGCCACAGCGTCCAGCCGTAGCAGAAGTAGACGATCGTGACCGGCGTCATGCGGCGAAACAGCTTGCCCCACGGCAGACCGGCTATTTTCGGCTTCGGCGTGGGCAGCACGGCGAGTTCTTCCGGCGTGATGCGCGGATGATCTTTCGGGTGCTCGGTGAACGTCAGCGCCCAAATGACGACCCACACCAGACTCAGCGCGCCGCAGATAAAGAACGATTCGCGCCAGCCCCAGGTGGTCATGACGATCACGATGAGCGCCGGCGCGACCGCATTGCCGACTCGCGACGCCGCGTGCGTGATGCCCTGCGCGAAGCCGCGCTTTTCTTTCGCGACCCAGCGCGACATCGCCGAGGTTGCCGCCGGGAACGTCGCGCCTTCACCGAAACCGAGCACGAGCCGCGCGGCGAGGAGCGTTGCGAGCCCGCCCGCGAGGCCCGTGAACACCGTCGCGAGACCCCAGATCGCGCCGCAGAACAGCAGCGTGCGTCGCGCGCCGAAGCGATCGCTGACCCAGCCGCCGATCACCTGAAACAGCAGATACGGATACGCGAAGGCCGAGAACACGAGGCCGACCTGCGTATGCGTGAGATTGAATTCCTTGCCGAAACCCGCGGCCGCGGTGCTGACGTTCACGCGATCGAGGTACGTGATGAAGTACATGATGCAGAGCATCAGTAGAACGATACTGCTCGCACTGGTCAAACGAAACCGCTTCATCGACTCTCTCCATGGCATGTGTCGACGGCGCGTCTGAGGTGGCGCGCTGCGTCGTCGCCCGTCGGCGGCGACGGCCGCTACGGACGCATTGCATGTGAATCTGGCCGCGTTCTGTGCGCGGCTTGATGAGGGAAGCGCTCCCTGGTGTTGCGGATTGTTCTGGTCTCCCCCTACGAACACCGCCCGGCAATCAGGCCGCGGCCTTCAACCCCGGCGTTTTCGGCGCCTGGCTCAACCACTCCATCGCTGCCGACATGCCGCTTTCCTTGACCGGCACGCCAGCGAGCCGCAGACCCATTTCGCAGCCGGCCAGGGTCGCGAGCAGCATCAGGTCGTTGCAATCGCCGAGATGGCCGATGCGGAACATTCGGCCTTTCATCTTGCCGAGGCCCGTGCCGAGCGACATGTCGAAGCGTTCGTAGATCAGCTTGCGAACCGCGTCGGCATCGACGCCCTCGGGCATCATCACGCCGGTGAGCACCGGGCTATAGACGGCGGGATCGGCGCACTGGATTTCCAGCCCCCACGCGCGCACCGCGCGGCGCGTCGCTTCGGCGAGCCGCTCGTGACGCGCGAACACGTTGTCGAGCCCTTCGCCGAGAATCATCTCGATCGCTTCGTGCAAGCCGTACAGCAGGTTCGTGTTCGGCGTGTACGGCCAGTAGCCGGACTTGTTCATCTCGACGATTTCTTGCCAGTCCCAGAAGCTGCGCGGCAGCTTCGCGTGCTGGTTCGCGGCCATCGCCTTCGGCGAGATCGCGTTGAAGCTGATGCCTGGCGGCAGCATCAAGCCCTTTTGCGAACCCGACACGGTCACGTCGACACCCCATTCGTCGTGGCGATAATCAGCGCACGCGAGACCGGAGATCGTGTCGACGAGCAGCAGCGCCGGATGGCCCGCGGCGTCGATCGCCCGGCGCACGGCGGCGATGTCGGACGTGACGCCGGTCGAGGTTTCGTTGTGCACGACGCAGACCGCCTTGATCGCATGCTGCGCATCGGCGCGCAGACGCTCTTCGATCATCTGCGGCTGCACGCCGCGCCGCCAGCCTTCGATGCCTGGCAGCCCCAGGAATTCGGGCTTCAAGCCGAGCTTCTCGGCCATCTTTTTCCACAGCGTCGCGAAGTGGCCGGTCTCGAACATCAGCACGGGATCGCCCGGGCTCAGCGTATTGGACAGCGCCGCTTCCCACGCGCCCGTGCCGGACGCCGGATAGATCACGACCGGCTGCTGCGTCTTGAAGATTTTCTTGATGCCGTCGAGCACCTTGAGGCCCAGTTCACCGAACTCGGGGCCGCGATGATCGATGGTCGGATAGCTCATCGCGCGGAGGATGCGATCGGGCACCGGACTCGGCCCCGGAATCTGCAGGAAGTGACGGCCAGCGGGATGAAAATCTAGC
The genomic region above belongs to Paraburkholderia sp. HP33-1 and contains:
- a CDS encoding FAD-binding and (Fe-S)-binding domain-containing protein, translating into MTNPTAGLLVKPIHLVPSAARALSPLAQHLRKSLRGDVLFDLASRGRYATDASIYQIMPVGVVVPRDQGDLRIALEIARSEKVPLLARGAGTSQCGQTVGEALVVDTSKWLNNIVAFDADARTVTVEPGVVLDHLNAWLKPHGLWFPVDVSTAAQCTIGGMAGNNSCGSRSIEYGNMVHNVDAIDAILADGSEARFASLRDPPQGERLQRIVAGVTRIAQRERDEIVARVPKVLRRVAGYNIDLFDCQNPRAYTDDGSANLAHLLVGSEGTLAFSRQITLKLAPLPAHKALGVVNFPTFRQSMALTQHIVKLKPVAVELVDRTMIDLALSNPAFRPVIEKALVGEPQAILLVEFAGEDRDAQLASLKQLTELMGELGLPDAVVEMPDANAQKALWEVRKAGLNIMMSMKGDGKPVSFIEDCAVPLEHLADYTSRLTDVFHRHGTEGTWYAHASVGTLHVRPILDMRRDGATKMRAIAEEAAALVREYKGAYSGEHGDGLCRGEWVAWQYGPRLNEAFSEIKALFDPDNRFNPDKIVRPPKMDDARNFRFAPGYREQRIDTALDWSAWNVERNPLTGKESAPGSGDDLSGGLAKAVEMCNNNGHCRKFDAGTMCPSYRVTKDEQHLTRGRANTLRLAISGQLGESGLASDDVKETLDLCVSCKGCKRDCPTGVDMAKFKIEARAARAKTHGVRLRDRLVGFMPRYAGAASRMPGLLALADNVPVLSTWFKRSVGFATERSLPRFKRAFLADAVSTQSSRNATQVPALKEVMLFVDTFNNHLEPDNARAAQQVLEAAGYTVHFNARPGERPVCCGRTFLAAGLVDEAKQEARRMLDLFRPFVERGVPVVGLEPSCLLSLRDEFLQYGFGDEARRLAQHAFLFEEFLVREEKAGRLQLELKPLPMQQALVHGHCHQKAFDAFTPVQTVLKWIPELKVSTVESSCCGMAGSFGYEAEHYARSQAMAELSLLPAVRKLDAATVMVADGTSCRHQIHDGAGVDAIHVARVLAMALP
- a CDS encoding 2-keto-4-pentenoate hydratase, producing MTTSLGQLLADASRARTTLDALPQEQLPSDAAAAYAIQHEILSACGARIGGWKIGAKSSSGPIQGAPLPDTDLHADGARLSREGFAPLGLELEVAFRFGRRFEPCATPYDEDEVLAGIGSIGATIEIVASRYAAWPAVDKLAQLADLQNHGALIVGEFTRYREDFPFVAPSLRFEFNGRDVVETTPANPAGDPRRLLTWLVNHASSRGVAVTPEMVITAGSYTGMFFPREVGIVSGHIEGLAPVQFTLY
- a CDS encoding MFS transporter, producing MKRFRLTSASSIVLLMLCIMYFITYLDRVNVSTAAAGFGKEFNLTHTQVGLVFSAFAYPYLLFQVIGGWVSDRFGARRTLLFCGAIWGLATVFTGLAGGLATLLAARLVLGFGEGATFPAATSAMSRWVAKEKRGFAQGITHAASRVGNAVAPALIVIVMTTWGWRESFFICGALSLVWVVIWALTFTEHPKDHPRITPEELAVLPTPKPKIAGLPWGKLFRRMTPVTIVYFCYGWTLWLFLSWIPLYFLHNHHLQLQKSAIFASVVFFAGVIGDTLGGIVTDAIFKRTGSLKRARSWMVSVCMLFCLLSLIPLMFTHDLTLSIVCLASGFFFAEMTIGPMWAIPMDIAPAFSGTASGMMNTGSALAAIISPVMGGFLIDYFGNWDLPFLGSMLLMGVGVVLAFRMQPESRFEFDAAEKGQVSTSMGV
- a CDS encoding pyridoxal-phosphate-dependent aminotransferase family protein, whose amino-acid sequence is MLKLDFHPAGRHFLQIPGPSPVPDRILRAMSYPTIDHRGPEFGELGLKVLDGIKKIFKTQQPVVIYPASGTGAWEAALSNTLSPGDPVLMFETGHFATLWKKMAEKLGLKPEFLGLPGIEGWRRGVQPQMIEERLRADAQHAIKAVCVVHNETSTGVTSDIAAVRRAIDAAGHPALLLVDTISGLACADYRHDEWGVDVTVSGSQKGLMLPPGISFNAISPKAMAANQHAKLPRSFWDWQEIVEMNKSGYWPYTPNTNLLYGLHEAIEMILGEGLDNVFARHERLAEATRRAVRAWGLEIQCADPAVYSPVLTGVMMPEGVDADAVRKLIYERFDMSLGTGLGKMKGRMFRIGHLGDCNDLMLLATLAGCEMGLRLAGVPVKESGMSAAMEWLSQAPKTPGLKAAA